A portion of the Acidobacteriota bacterium genome contains these proteins:
- a CDS encoding DUF1028 domain-containing protein, which produces MTAVLVAVLAVASADAAVERPDKPVATFSIVARDSGTGEWGVGVASRFFAVGAVVPWARAGVGAVATQSFMNTTFGPRGLDLLAAGLSPEEVLKVLLRVDDNPTRRQVGIVAADGSSATYTGADCIPWAGGRHGADYAVQGNILTGEAVVVSMEKAFLETRGTLADRIYAALVAGDAQGGDARGRQSAAILVVRAGAGYGGYTDRAIDIRVDDHPDPFGELGRLLRFGQMNYCWNDAWTLFTKGRAAEALPPMEKAAGLAPDNPEVCYDLAVIRLAAGRRAESLEALRRAVTLNPKLRAQARGDKDLSALSGDAAFEALVK; this is translated from the coding sequence ATGACTGCGGTGCTGGTGGCGGTGCTGGCCGTGGCTTCGGCGGACGCCGCGGTGGAGCGGCCGGACAAGCCGGTAGCCACGTTTTCCATCGTGGCGCGGGATTCGGGCACCGGCGAGTGGGGCGTCGGCGTGGCGTCGCGCTTCTTCGCCGTGGGCGCGGTGGTGCCGTGGGCCAGGGCGGGTGTCGGCGCCGTGGCCACCCAGTCGTTCATGAACACGACCTTCGGCCCACGGGGACTGGACTTGCTCGCGGCGGGGCTGTCGCCGGAGGAGGTGCTCAAGGTCCTGCTCCGGGTCGATGACAATCCCACCCGCCGCCAGGTGGGGATCGTGGCCGCCGACGGGTCTTCGGCCACCTACACCGGCGCCGACTGCATCCCGTGGGCGGGCGGCCGCCATGGGGCCGACTACGCCGTGCAGGGGAACATCCTCACGGGCGAGGCGGTGGTCGTGTCCATGGAGAAGGCCTTTCTGGAAACCAGGGGCACGCTGGCGGATCGGATCTATGCGGCCCTTGTCGCCGGTGACGCCCAGGGCGGCGACGCCCGGGGCCGCCAGTCGGCGGCCATTCTGGTGGTGCGCGCCGGCGCCGGCTACGGCGGTTACACCGACCGGGCCATCGACATCCGGGTGGACGATCATCCCGACCCGTTCGGCGAACTGGGCCGCCTGCTCCGCTTCGGGCAGATGAACTACTGCTGGAACGACGCCTGGACGCTCTTCACGAAGGGGCGCGCCGCCGAGGCGCTGCCGCCCATGGAAAAGGCGGCCGGCTTGGCGCCGGACAACCCGGAGGTATGCTACGACCTGGCGGTGATCCGGCTGGCCGCCGGGCGCCGGGCCGAGTCTCTGGAGGCGCTCCGCCGCGCCGTGACGCTCAACCCGAAGCTCAGGGCCCAGGCCCGCGGCGACAAGGATCTGTCCGCTCTGTCGGGCGACGCGGCCTTCGAGGCGCTCGTGAAGTAG